CTCACAttgctgtcacatttttgttgttgtttttttaccctAATCTGCTCATCAAGTCTTGACCCATCATCTCAATTAGTGGCCTTATTTCACACAGATAGGTTCACTAtcaacaaaaatgtttgcaagatttgcattatattattatatactaACCATCTAGATATGTTAGCTACCTAGCTGTCTTGCTTATCTTGGTGGAACATATTCAACTTCATGTGTGCTAGACTGGTTAGCAGCAGTCCTAGCCCTACTCACTTTAGTTTTATGACATATGACCCAAAAAGACTGTTTCCCAGAAACTCACTGTCTTCCCAAAGACATATATGGTCAGGGTATAAAAAGCCTTTATTGAATGACTTAGTGGAGGTaagaaaacacagaaagaaaacacataCCTCCGCTATGCCACTTTAACAAAGGCTTTTTATAGTGTCATACGAGTGCGCCTTGGATCTTTTAAGTTCGTAAAGTTTTACCTTGGAACAGGCTTCACCTGTTTACGTTTTTTTAAGATATTCTGAAATCCGATACAGTATGGTGTCATGTTATGTGTTATCTAATAAGGGGAGATGCTGATGACATCACATCTGACCATCAGACCTTAGGATTATGCTTTCAAAAGGAAATGGCCTACTACCTGCCTTGAACATCATTGAACAATATCTCCAACAATTTGTCAGCAATTTGTCAGCGTTTACTAGAAGTTGTTGTTTAGGTATCAAAATATGACACATAAAAGCAACATTTCAGAGAGTCACTTTATCCCAGTAGTACCTCTGTCCAGTTGACAGACCCAACTAGCAGCAGTGGACTGGAAGACACTACTGATGGAGTGAGGTGTCACTCTACACACATTATGTGCATTGACACTCCCCAACCTTTTTCTGTCTAGCCAGCCATCCAGTATAATAAAGAAGATAGGACCGGTTTCCTGTAATAATGGCCGGCTGAACTGCCTAGGTGATTAGCACCTAGTCTGGGATTTTATTCTTCTCGAGTTGGGGATCCCTACTGCCACCCAGTCCCCACCCCACTTTTCACACAATAACGTAGGCTAGTCTGTATAAAGATCAAAGTGGGCTTCTGATTGATGtcccaacaccacacacacctttgtCTTGTGTTGTATGGGAGGATATTGTATAAGGAGAGCCACCTTAATGAAATCTCAAGTGCAGTTCCCCAGTTCAGTATGTTTTTGGAGTATATCAGAGCGGGACAACAACATGAGCACTGTTAGGAGCTCCAAGGCCATGTATATGCATGAGGAAAGTCCAAGTTGTGGTGACTACCCATACCCACTCAACTCTCAGACCAAGAGCTATGGCTGTTGCCTACCAGGTTGGTTTGTGTTTGATTGAAAGACAGTATTACCAATGTTGTTAAATATGATGCATGATAGCTTGAAGTAGTCCCAAATAAGCGTGAATAGCTCTTACTTTTTTAACAGTGGTAGTCTGTGTATATTTAATGTCGTAGGTTTGTGGAAAAAAGACATGAACCTTGATAGACAAAACGTGTGCTGAGTGATGCAAATACATTCTACTATATTGGAAAGACGCCGTTCATCGAGGCCAGTGTAAGGACAGCAGCCGTACTGTCAGGGACGAAACCGAGATTTCAGACCTTGAAGTCCGGGTTTCACTCCAGGGTCGTGAACTATGGGAACAGTTCAGAGGTATAAGAACTGAGATGCTGATCACCAAAACAGGAAGGTAGGATATATAAATATGTTCACTTATTAATTACAGTTACattataaattaaatatgttaaaatcatttaaTTGCTTTGTAGTGTCAACTAGTAAttctgttgaaacatttgaaaatcatCTTTCGCTATTGATGCGAAACTGCGATTACAATTTTTGAATTCAGTTTCAATACCGTAAAAACATCCAGTCTGATTGTATTGTACACAGGCGGATGTTTCCCTGCTGCAAGGTAACTGTGACAGGGTTGAATCCTCGGGGAATGTACGTTTTCATGATGGACATGGTTCCGTttgatgaaaacaaatacaaggtAGGGCTACGTACCTCGCCTTATCCTTCCGATCCTTGGACCACTTTATTTCTGATTGTTATCTATTGGCTCCACGCACTTGCGCACACATACAAAGTTGTagtagtgtttgtgtttatatacATTGACAAGCTTTAAAAACATATGttctatttgaaaatgttttatccaTTGTGTGTTGACTCCAAACTGCACTTTTCCTCTGTGTAGTGGAGCACGGATCACTGGGAGGTGAGTGGTATGGCTGAGCCCCACATTCCAAACCGCTTCTTCATTCACCCTGACTCTCCTTCCCTGGGGAAGAGGTGGATGCAGTATCCTGTTTCCTTCCACAAGCTTAAACTCACCAATAGCACCCTCAACTCAAATGGCCTGGTATGACACAAGAAGTGGTACATCACCATGACCCTTGCAACATAGTTGATAACTGCGGAATGTTACTTAATGATACAGTAAAATATACTTTGCCTTAAATCAGATACTGTTGCAGAATGTACACAactattcaaatgtttggggtcacttagaaatgtccttgttttccaagaaaacatacataaatgggttttaataggaaatatagcaaaaatgaattatatatatatatagtcattgacaaggttagaaataatgactGAAatcataattgtgtccttcaaacttaatcaaataatcctccatttgcaacaattacagccttgcagaccattGGAActgtagttgtcaatttgttgaagtTATcagaagagatttcaccccatgcttcctgaagcacctcctgAAAAGTGGGATTGggttgatgggcacttcttacgtaccgtacagtcaagctgctcccacaacagctcaatagagcTGAGATCCgttgactgtgctggccactctattattgacagaataccagctgactgcttcttgcATAGTTAGGAGGTGTGCTTTGGGTGATTATCCTGTTGTAGGAGAAAACTGGCTCCAATTCACAGGGTATgacatggcattgcaaaatgatagccactgtgcttcaacactgttgttgcttgctccttggggcttcaggctgggtgttttgtaaaagcactttgtgacaactgctgatgtaaaaagggctttaataataaatgtgattgattgattaatagcCTTCCTGCTTCATCCCTTTTACCCTATACAAACCTCACACTTTAGccccaccaaagcacccccagaccatcacattgcctccaccatgcttgacagatggcatcatgcactcctccagcatcgtttcatttgttttctccatCTTCTGAATGTTCGTCTTTGTGATCAGAACACCTCAAacatagatttgtctgtccataacacgtTTTACCCATCTAcgtctgtccagtgtctgtgctcttttgcccatctttatcttctctttttattgaccagacagagatatggctttttctttgcaattcaTCCTagagttttcagctgtgcaaacataattacaaaagtgttttctaatgatcaattagccacttaaaataataatcttggattagcaaacacaacttGCGATTGGAActcaggactgatggttgctgataatgggcctctgatCCCCTTgctagatattccataaaaagtctgctatttccagctacaatagtcatttacaaaattGACAGGGTCTACAcggtatttctgataaatttgatgttattttaatgaacacaaaaatgtacttttctttcaaaaacaagtgaccccaaacttttgaatggtagtgtaacTAGAGTATATGTGGACAGGCATAGTTGTAAGGTATCTTATGTTCTGCAGGTGGTTCTTCACTCCATGCAAAAGTACCAGCCTCGCTTGCACATTGTCCAGTCTCCTGACCCCCACAACCCTCCGTTGGGAGGTTATCTGTGCTTCACCCTCCCGCAAGCAGCCTTCATAGCTGTAACGGCCTATCAGAACTCAGAGGTAAGGTCTGGACACCTCGCATTGTATTGATTGGAGTGTTGTGCATATGCAGCTACAAGAGGACATCACAAGATTTGTACAATTTTTTAAAGGACATTTTGAAGAGTTCTTATTTACCCAACAGATAACAAAACTCAAGATAGACAACAATCCCTTTGCCAAAGGGTTTCGTGACAATGGGCTGAATAGAAAAAGGTGAGATAAAATAACCTTCTATTTCCAAGAAACCTGAAAAGCAAATGTTGCTTAAAAACACTACAGTTCTCATAACAGTGTCCTGTGTAGCTTACTAGCATAATGCTTGTAATGCCAGAGATATGAGATCCCATAGGGTGTCAGTacgaaaacatttgtaaatgtatgaaTTTACAATTGTAATTTGCTCTGTGATTAGGG
This genomic window from Esox lucius isolate fEsoLuc1 chromosome 7, fEsoLuc1.pri, whole genome shotgun sequence contains:
- the tbx16l gene encoding T-box transcription factor TBX6L, with the protein product MGGYCIRRATLMKSQVQFPSSVCFWSISERDNNMSTVRSSKAMYMHEESPSCGDYPYPLNSQTKSYGCCLPDAVHRGQCKDSSRTVRDETEISDLEVRVSLQGRELWEQFRGIRTEMLITKTGRRMFPCCKVTVTGLNPRGMYVFMMDMVPFDENKYKWSTDHWEVSGMAEPHIPNRFFIHPDSPSLGKRWMQYPVSFHKLKLTNSTLNSNGLVVLHSMQKYQPRLHIVQSPDPHNPPLGGYLCFTLPQAAFIAVTAYQNSEITKLKIDNNPFAKGFRDNGLNRKRYREKQAQSSNKQNERHCLLESKSSNGATAVPFGQEGCGVQDPRIQNTLTHNIFTTMDYGSPGGQNEARHTGLSNVASPLVPGPFLGESHYLSTLGFRSLPAQSSGLVVHHTFPQADYQGQRCPAPHLSPIYSHTSGHQGQRHPQQADFDCPLPLPPKVSRMNIPESLEMSPSHSLSGCHRPLNDILNRNYGSAVHSGRPQGKLLQAHYDSRTGLGVDRELRQPQLDCSGCLPLHSMVLFHQNSLTGSLGPLRDGHVVPKVISSVKEHPNKAPLQEMFLDYQNVK